The genomic region GACCATCGACGAAGATCCGTTCACCAACCGTACGCTCGAACTCACCGCCGACAGTCCGGCGGTCCAGACGGTCGATTCGGTCTGGGAGAACGGCGACGGCTTCTGCGGTGGTCCGGTCGACACCGACGACGAGAGCTGGGGCACCGTGAAGTCCCGGTATCGCGACTGATCCGAAGGAACCATCCGGACGGCGGAGACGGACGGGGGCGCTCCACGGCGCCCCCGTCCCCGTGCCCGGTCTCGACGTCGCGGAGTCAGTCGTCGTCGCGCTCGTCGTGCTCTGGTTCGAACGGTGCGTCGACGGCCGGCTCGTCCTCGGACTCGGTCCGGATCAGCAGGTAGGCCATGCGTCCGTTGATCGCGTCGATGGCCACGTGCAGGACCATGGCCGGCACCAGCGAGCCGCTCGCCCAGGTCAGTAGACTCATCACCGCGCCGACCAGTGTGGTCTTCAGGATTCCACTCGTCCCCTGGTAGGCGTGGCCCAGTCCGAAGACGAGGGTGGCCACACCGAAGGCCGCGAGATCGTCGGTGTACAGTGCGAACAACCAGGGCAGGTAGCCGCGGTAGAGGATCTCCTCGCAGATCCCGGCCGTCCACGCGACGGGTCGGAACCAGGAGTACTCGTCCGGGGTGTGCGGCAACATGGGTCGTAGATCGGTGATCTGGCCCCTGGCCTCACGGCGGGTCTCGGCGTCGGCCAGCGCCGTGCTCGCCTGCCCGTGGACGAGCATTCCCAGTGCGCCGGACACGAGGAAGGCTCCGAGCACCCGCAGGTCGAGTGGCAGGTCCAGACCGAGGCTCGCGAACGCGTGCCCCTGCACGACCCAGTGGACGGCCAGCAGCGCCACCAGCGACCACTGCACGACCACCACCCGGCGGTAGGCAGTGAGGCGCGCGCGCGGATCGTCGGCTCGGATCGCGCGGTGCAGACGCCGCCAGCTCCGCATGGACCACAGCGGGAGTCCCGCGATCAGGACCACGGCCAGCAAGAGGTCGAAGGGGGTGAGGGCTTCCATGGCTCAGGCGGCGCCGGCCCGGACGGCGGTCGCCGCGCGCTCGGCCTGGGCAACGTGCCGCGGAACGTGCCAGGCGTGCACCTGGAAGGCCTGGGCCAGTGACATGTGGATCGGCAGCGGCAGCGGGAGCCGGACGCGCGAGCGACCGAGCCCACGCCCGTCGGCGGCATCGATGAGTCGGATCCACGCATCGTGGTACCGGTCGAAGTCGTCACGGACGCGGGTCGCAGTCAACGAGGTGGTCGCAGGCCGGAAGATCTTCGGAGCCCGGAAGCGCTTCGGTGCGTTGGAGGGGTCGAGGGATCGCAGGAACAGGCGTCCGGTCAGCGTTCCGCGCTCGTAGGGTGGTCCACCCGCAGGTGCCTCGGCGATGGCACGTTGCATCCGAGGCTGGTAGACGGTCGCCGTGGCATTGAGGTGCTCGATCGCCTGCAGCGCCGACCAGCTTCCCGGCTGGGGCTGACGATTGGCCACGGCCGGGTCGAGTTCGTCGAGCAAACGATGTACGCGTTCGCGCGCCGCCTCCAGGTCGTGACGGTGTCGGTTCAGGGTGTCGCACGCGACCATGCGGGGTGGCCTCTTCCGGGGGTGTGGCTCTCGCGAAGACGGTTCAGCCGATCACTGACCGAACATCTCGTCGTAGTCTTCCATCGCTGCCTCGATCACCTTCGAGGCATGGTCGGCGTCGTAGACGTCCTCGATCGAGACGTGGGGTTCGGAGTTCGGGACCAGCTTGTACGTGCTGAAGTAGTGGTGCAGCCGTTCCACGAGCACCTCGGGCAGCTCGCGCACGCTGGTGACCGCTCCCCACAGATTGTCGTTGGCCAGTACGGCCACGATCTTGTCGTCGGCCTCGCCCCCGTCGATCATCTGCAGTCCACCGACCACGCGGGCGTCGAGGATCACCTCGGAGCGTTCGATCGGTCGCTCGCTGATCACACAGATGTCGAGCGGATCACCGTCTCCCTTCACCGACTTCGGCGACAGTGACCGCACGCGCTCTCCACAGTAGGTGCGGGGAACCAGACCGTACAGGGCAGGCGGTTGCGACGACGTCCTCTGCGGCCGGTCGACGCGCAGGTATCCCGTCTTCTTGTCGAGTTCGTACTTCACGAGGTCGAAGGGCGTGAGCTCGATGTAGGCGTGGACCACGTGGGGTGGGTTCGAGCCCACGTCGAGGCCGTGCCAGGGATGGGGACGCCAACGGAAGAAGGGCGAGGGAAAGCTCATGCGGGACTCCGTCGGACACCGATCGGCAGGAGGTGGTCGTACTCGTCACCGGGTTGTCTGCACCCGATCACTGCGCCAGCGCCGGTAGGTCTCCTTGTTCGGGTTGAAGTATCCGAAGTGGAGGTGCGGGAAGCGGTCGCGCAGCCGCTCCATGAGAACGCCCAGGCCGAAGCCCTCTCGCACGCTGCCCTCGGGGAGGATCCGACGGTACAGTTCCGGGTCGATGTTCAGGTTGCGCATCTGGATCAGGTCGAGGTCGCAGTGATCGACGAAGTCGACCAAGGCCTCGAACTCCTCCTCGGTGTCGGTCACGCCCGGGAAGACGAGGTAGTTGATCGAGCGGAAGCGATCGTGCCGCCGCATGATCTGCAGGGTCTCGACGACGTCGTCGAGGTGGTAGTTCGCCGGGCGGTAGTAGGGGTCGTAGATCGACAGACGCGGGCTGTTCAGGCTGACGCGGATCGCGTCGAGCCCCTCACGGCACATGGCCTCGACCACGTCGGGCAGGCTTCCGTTGGTGTTGACGTTGATGGTGCCGCGGTCGGTCCGAGCGCGGATGGCCCGGATCGACTCCGGGAGCAGGTCGCGCGCGAGCAGTGGCTCTCCCTCACAGCCCTGCCCGAAGCTGGCCACGCCGTCGGGCACCTTCTCGAGGTGCGACAGCGCGACGGCGGCGATCTCGTCGGGCCGGGGCGGGCGCTTCACCCGCTCGTGGCTGGCCCCGAAGCTGCCGTCGGGCTGCAGCGAGATGCAACCGACGCAGCGCGAGTTGCACGTGACGCTCGTGGGCAGCGGCGCCTCGTGCCGACCGATGAAGAAGTTCTGCGCGGCGCGGCAGTTGTACTCGAGCGCGCATCGCTCGAGCTGGCGGACCACGGCGTTGTCGCCGTCGACGTCGACGCGGCGGGCCACCTGCTTCTGCAGTCGGTCGGCGTCGAAGCGCCAGGGATCCTGCCGCGCGTCCTCGTCGACCCGGATCCCCGTGGCCCAGAAGCGGTCGTCGGCGAAGCCCACCGCGGCGTAGGCGAAGAGCGGCAGCGTCGGCGCGTCCTCCAGGGTCCGGTAGGTCGGATGCAGGAAGAGTGTCCACGCCGGCGCCAGGAATCCCGCGACGGCGTTGCATCCCTCGCGCTCGAAGGTGGTCGGTTCGCCGGTGTCGGGATCGAGGCCGATCGGCGTGCGGTCGGGCAGGAGGAAGAGGTCGCTGCCCCGGGGCAGTTCGACGATCTCGTCGTCGCGGGGCGGACGTGGGTCGCCCCCGCCGCTGGCCGCCATGAGGAGCGACGGGTGATCGAGGATCGACCCGTCGGGCTCGGCGTAGACCATGCGCAGGGGTTCGGAGGGGAGTCTGCGTTCGCTCATGAGCGATAGGCTAACACACGCCCGGGCCGTCCGCGACGCGGCTCAGGAATCGTCGCGGACGTTCTCCTGAGGGCGCCGATCGACGCTCAACGTGAAGAGGTCGGGTCGGCTGTAGTGGCCGGCGACGTCGAGCTTCAGCCTCGACTCGTCGCAGCGGGCGGGGTCGATCTCGGCGAACACGATCTCTTCGCGCCCGATCACCGGTTCGACGACATAGCTCGTGTCCGGCGCGAC from Candidatus Krumholzibacteriia bacterium harbors:
- a CDS encoding CPBP family intramembrane glutamic endopeptidase, yielding MEALTPFDLLLAVVLIAGLPLWSMRSWRRLHRAIRADDPRARLTAYRRVVVVQWSLVALLAVHWVVQGHAFASLGLDLPLDLRVLGAFLVSGALGMLVHGQASTALADAETRREARGQITDLRPMLPHTPDEYSWFRPVAWTAGICEEILYRGYLPWLFALYTDDLAAFGVATLVFGLGHAYQGTSGILKTTLVGAVMSLLTWASGSLVPAMVLHVAIDAINGRMAYLLIRTESEDEPAVDAPFEPEHDERDDD
- a CDS encoding DinB family protein; translated protein: MVACDTLNRHRHDLEAARERVHRLLDELDPAVANRQPQPGSWSALQAIEHLNATATVYQPRMQRAIAEAPAGGPPYERGTLTGRLFLRSLDPSNAPKRFRAPKIFRPATTSLTATRVRDDFDRYHDAWIRLIDAADGRGLGRSRVRLPLPLPIHMSLAQAFQVHAWHVPRHVAQAERAATAVRAGAA
- a CDS encoding inorganic pyrophosphatase, with amino-acid sequence MSFPSPFFRWRPHPWHGLDVGSNPPHVVHAYIELTPFDLVKYELDKKTGYLRVDRPQRTSSQPPALYGLVPRTYCGERVRSLSPKSVKGDGDPLDICVISERPIERSEVILDARVVGGLQMIDGGEADDKIVAVLANDNLWGAVTSVRELPEVLVERLHHYFSTYKLVPNSEPHVSIEDVYDADHASKVIEAAMEDYDEMFGQ
- a CDS encoding radical SAM protein, yielding MSERRLPSEPLRMVYAEPDGSILDHPSLLMAASGGGDPRPPRDDEIVELPRGSDLFLLPDRTPIGLDPDTGEPTTFEREGCNAVAGFLAPAWTLFLHPTYRTLEDAPTLPLFAYAAVGFADDRFWATGIRVDEDARQDPWRFDADRLQKQVARRVDVDGDNAVVRQLERCALEYNCRAAQNFFIGRHEAPLPTSVTCNSRCVGCISLQPDGSFGASHERVKRPPRPDEIAAVALSHLEKVPDGVASFGQGCEGEPLLARDLLPESIRAIRARTDRGTINVNTNGSLPDVVEAMCREGLDAIRVSLNSPRLSIYDPYYRPANYHLDDVVETLQIMRRHDRFRSINYLVFPGVTDTEEEFEALVDFVDHCDLDLIQMRNLNIDPELYRRILPEGSVREGFGLGVLMERLRDRFPHLHFGYFNPNKETYRRWRSDRVQTTR